A genomic segment from Gemmatimonadota bacterium encodes:
- a CDS encoding DUF402 domain-containing protein — translation MPSPRGADLPEIRIRYLRPPGRIDVFVQTLVHEDAAVKVTLARGLEREDPLRIGGRIALEEGSDAVWFTFPEAWHDIGRFHRADGSLTGIYANVISPCRFGPGGIWETTDLFLDLWIPAAEGRGDSGPADAAILLDEEELEEAEREEWVDRATARRARAEAGRLLEAAAAGSWPPAVVHEWTRERALARLSAASSE, via the coding sequence ATGCCTTCCCCGCGCGGGGCTGATCTCCCGGAAATCAGGATTCGGTACCTCCGTCCCCCCGGGCGGATCGACGTCTTCGTCCAGACGCTGGTACACGAGGACGCGGCGGTGAAGGTCACCCTCGCACGCGGACTGGAGCGGGAAGACCCACTGCGGATCGGCGGCCGGATCGCGCTGGAGGAGGGATCTGACGCCGTCTGGTTCACCTTTCCGGAAGCCTGGCACGACATCGGTCGTTTCCACCGTGCCGACGGCTCGCTCACCGGGATCTACGCCAACGTCATCTCGCCTTGCCGGTTCGGGCCGGGAGGAATCTGGGAGACGACCGATCTCTTTCTGGATCTTTGGATTCCGGCCGCGGAAGGACGCGGGGACAGCGGGCCCGCGGACGCGGCGATCCTCCTCGACGAGGAAGAGCTGGAAGAGGCCGAGCGCGAGGAATGGGTGGATCGCGCCACTGCGCGTCGCGCCCGCGCCGAAGCGGGGCGCCTCCTAGAAGCGGCCGCGGCGGGAAGCTGGCCGCCCGCGGTCGTACATGAATGGACGCGGGAGCGCGCCCTGGCCCGCCTGAGCGCCGCCTCTTCGGAGTAG
- a CDS encoding 3-hydroxyacyl-CoA dehydrogenase NAD-binding domain-containing protein, giving the protein MDDEGLAHVTFDDPNRSANILTEPVMRRLGEIVRELRRDAESGRVRGVLFSSAKTHSFIVGADIEAIAQVESPDEGAEGSRTGQVVYLGIERLPVPTIAAIHGTCLGGGLELALACRIRIASDHPDTSLAFPEVLLGILPAWGGTSRLPRLIGLPAALDLLLSGRSLSARSAKRLGLVDEMRSAGGFLESAKDLLRAVVRGASLPTPSPRPFSARLLEGSALGRWILFRAAGRRIEKETGGHYPAPRRILEVVKSSRGRSLEAALDLEATAAGELIASSVSTHLVHVFQLRERARRGSHVPGLAEARGVTALGVVGAGVMGGGIAQLAAYHGARVRLRDVRHEAVAQALRYARSLFDKAVNRRKLEKREAAQGMERISGGVDGAGFGAADLVIEAVVEKLEVKRGVFRELEGRVSKQCVLATNTSSLSVDAIAASLKHPERLLGMHFFNPVHKMPLVEVVRGRATSNEAVAVTYAFALRLGKVPIVVRDGPGFLVNRILGPYLNEAGFLLQEGASIAAVDGVARQFGMPMGPLRLIDEIGIDIMGHAGEALHVALGDRMAPSPPLVALGASGRLGRKGGVGVYLYEDDREKGVEPGAYEAMNLGSPSQGGGPSREEIRDRLVLTMINEAARILADEVATAAADVDLAMIMGTGFPPFRGGLLRLGDERHPRWVAERLATFERDGASRFAPAPLLLQLAREDRGFYDAFPARG; this is encoded by the coding sequence GTGGACGACGAAGGACTCGCCCACGTCACCTTCGACGACCCGAATCGGTCGGCCAATATCCTCACCGAGCCGGTTATGCGGCGCCTCGGCGAGATCGTTCGCGAGCTTCGGCGCGATGCCGAGTCGGGGCGGGTTCGCGGCGTCCTCTTTTCCAGCGCGAAAACACACTCCTTCATCGTCGGAGCGGACATCGAGGCCATCGCGCAGGTGGAGAGTCCGGACGAAGGCGCCGAAGGGTCCCGGACCGGGCAGGTCGTCTACCTCGGGATCGAGCGGCTTCCCGTCCCCACCATAGCGGCGATTCATGGGACCTGCCTCGGAGGAGGGCTCGAGCTCGCCCTGGCATGCCGCATCCGCATCGCCTCCGACCACCCCGACACGAGCCTGGCCTTTCCGGAGGTTCTTCTCGGCATCCTCCCGGCGTGGGGCGGGACGTCGCGCCTTCCCCGGTTGATCGGGCTCCCGGCCGCCCTCGACCTGCTTCTCTCCGGGCGTAGCCTTAGCGCGCGGAGCGCAAAGCGCCTCGGGCTCGTGGACGAGATGCGGTCGGCCGGCGGCTTCCTCGAGTCGGCGAAGGACCTCCTCCGCGCCGTCGTCCGCGGCGCGTCCCTTCCCACGCCCTCCCCGCGCCCCTTTTCGGCAAGGCTCCTCGAAGGATCCGCGCTCGGCCGTTGGATTCTCTTCCGGGCCGCGGGGCGGCGGATCGAAAAGGAAACGGGCGGTCACTATCCAGCGCCGCGGCGCATTCTCGAGGTGGTGAAGTCGTCGCGCGGGCGGTCGCTCGAAGCGGCCCTCGACCTCGAAGCCACCGCCGCGGGGGAGCTCATCGCGTCCTCCGTCTCGACCCACCTCGTGCACGTCTTCCAGCTCCGGGAGCGCGCGCGAAGAGGGTCACACGTCCCGGGACTCGCCGAGGCGAGGGGGGTGACGGCGCTCGGAGTGGTCGGGGCGGGGGTAATGGGCGGGGGAATCGCCCAGCTCGCCGCATATCACGGGGCGCGCGTCCGACTTCGTGACGTGAGGCACGAGGCGGTGGCCCAGGCGCTCCGGTACGCGCGCTCGTTGTTCGACAAAGCCGTGAATCGAAGGAAGTTGGAAAAGCGGGAAGCGGCACAGGGAATGGAGCGGATCTCCGGCGGAGTGGACGGAGCGGGGTTCGGAGCCGCCGATCTCGTCATCGAAGCGGTGGTCGAGAAGCTCGAGGTCAAGCGCGGCGTCTTCCGCGAGCTGGAGGGGCGGGTGTCCAAGCAGTGTGTCCTCGCCACGAATACCTCGAGCCTCTCCGTGGACGCCATCGCGGCCTCGCTGAAACATCCCGAGCGACTGCTCGGGATGCACTTCTTCAATCCGGTCCACAAGATGCCCCTCGTCGAAGTCGTGCGCGGCCGCGCGACCTCGAACGAGGCGGTCGCCGTGACCTATGCCTTCGCCCTCCGCCTCGGGAAGGTGCCCATCGTCGTCCGCGACGGCCCCGGCTTTCTCGTGAATCGAATCCTCGGACCCTACCTGAACGAAGCCGGCTTCCTCCTTCAGGAAGGCGCGTCCATCGCTGCCGTAGACGGGGTCGCACGGCAGTTCGGAATGCCGATGGGCCCCCTCCGGCTGATCGACGAGATCGGCATTGACATCATGGGCCATGCGGGAGAGGCCCTTCACGTGGCGCTGGGCGACCGGATGGCGCCCTCCCCGCCCCTCGTCGCCCTCGGCGCGTCCGGGCGCCTGGGTCGGAAGGGTGGGGTCGGCGTCTATCTCTACGAGGACGACCGGGAAAAGGGAGTGGAGCCAGGTGCGTACGAAGCGATGAATCTGGGTTCCCCCTCCCAGGGGGGCGGGCCCTCGCGCGAAGAGATTCGCGACCGCCTCGTCCTCACGATGATCAACGAAGCCGCGCGCATCCTCGCCGACGAAGTCGCCACCGCCGCCGCGGACGTGGACCTCGCGATGATCATGGGAACGGGATTCCCTCCCTTCCGTGGAGGCCTCCTTCGCCTCGGCGACGAGCGGCACCCACGTTGGGTCGCGGAGCGGCTCGCGACGTTCGAGCGCGACGGGGCCTCTCGATTCGCTCCCGCGCCGCTCCTTCTCCAGCTCGCGCGAGAGGACCGGGGGTTCTACGATGCCTTCCCCGCGCGGGGCTGA